Proteins encoded within one genomic window of Amorphus orientalis:
- a CDS encoding TRAP transporter large permease encodes MFVAACVVLLSGFPVAFTLSGIALIFGLIGMVFGVFDIAFFAALPQRIFGTMTNEVLVAVPLFIFMGVMLERSKVAEELLDTMGKMFGTMRGGLGLSVAVVGALLAASTGIVGATVVTMGLLSLPTMLKRGYSPRLACGSIAAAGTLGQIIPPSIVLVVLGDQLMNAYQKAQLDMGIFSPETVSVGDLFAGALLPGLALVGLYIAYQLLVALIWPDSSPAMPPEEGEEVTLGKILQALAPPIVLIVSVLGSILAGVATPTEAAAVGAVGSLLLAGWRLDPTRPVPIYIAGLAVIGLLILVGTMDMRVSRTEIPTGDMVAIIAALFLCVLLAYGFVVAFLRVMRAGVMQPVLEGTTQITCMVFVILIGAALFSLVFRGLGGEEMVEEFLAGLPGGTIGAIVAVMLLMFFLGFFLDFLEIVFVVVPLVAPVLLQMEMPNGEPMNPVWLGVMMAVNLQTSFLTPPFGFALFYLRGVAPPEVKTMSIYIGVIPFVLIQIFALLMLWYLPQIATWLPTAIYG; translated from the coding sequence ATGTTCGTGGCGGCATGTGTGGTGCTGCTGTCGGGCTTTCCCGTCGCGTTCACCCTGTCAGGCATCGCGCTGATCTTCGGCCTGATCGGCATGGTGTTCGGCGTTTTCGACATCGCCTTCTTCGCCGCCCTGCCCCAGCGGATCTTCGGCACCATGACCAACGAGGTCCTGGTCGCCGTCCCGCTGTTCATCTTCATGGGCGTCATGCTGGAGCGGTCCAAGGTGGCCGAGGAGCTCCTCGACACCATGGGCAAGATGTTCGGCACCATGCGCGGCGGCCTTGGCCTGTCCGTGGCCGTCGTCGGGGCGCTGCTCGCCGCCTCCACGGGCATCGTCGGCGCCACCGTCGTCACCATGGGTCTCTTGTCGCTGCCGACCATGCTGAAACGCGGCTACAGCCCGCGGCTCGCCTGCGGCTCGATCGCCGCGGCCGGCACGCTCGGCCAGATCATTCCCCCTTCGATCGTGCTCGTCGTCCTCGGCGACCAGCTCATGAACGCCTACCAGAAGGCGCAACTCGACATGGGGATCTTCTCGCCGGAGACGGTGTCGGTCGGCGACCTGTTCGCCGGCGCGCTGCTGCCCGGCCTTGCCCTGGTCGGTCTCTACATCGCCTATCAGCTCCTGGTCGCCCTGATCTGGCCGGACTCCAGCCCCGCCATGCCGCCGGAAGAAGGCGAGGAGGTCACCCTCGGCAAGATCCTCCAGGCCCTGGCCCCGCCGATCGTGCTGATCGTCTCGGTGCTCGGCTCGATCCTGGCCGGCGTGGCCACGCCCACGGAGGCCGCGGCGGTCGGCGCGGTCGGTTCCCTGCTTCTGGCCGGTTGGCGGCTCGATCCGACCCGGCCGGTCCCGATCTATATCGCCGGCCTCGCTGTGATCGGCCTTCTGATCCTCGTCGGCACGATGGACATGCGCGTCAGCCGCACCGAGATCCCGACTGGCGACATGGTCGCTATCATCGCGGCCCTGTTCCTGTGCGTGCTGCTCGCCTACGGCTTCGTGGTCGCGTTCCTGCGGGTGATGCGCGCCGGCGTCATGCAGCCGGTTCTGGAGGGAACCACCCAGATCACCTGCATGGTGTTCGTGATCCTGATCGGCGCCGCCCTGTTCTCGCTGGTGTTCCGCGGGCTCGGCGGCGAGGAGATGGTGGAGGAATTCCTGGCCGGCCTGCCCGGCGGCACCATCGGCGCCATCGTCGCCGTGATGCTCCTGATGTTCTTCCTCGGCTTCTTCCTCGACTTCCTGGAGATCGTCTTCGTGGTCGTGCCGCTGGTGGCTCCGGTGCTCCTGCAGATGGAGATGCCGAACGGGGAGCCGATGAACCCGGTGTGGCTCGGCGTCATGATGGCGGTCAATCTGCAGACCTCGTTCCTGACGCCACCGTTCGGCTTCGCCCTGTTCTATCTGCGCGGCGTGGCACCGCCGGAAGTGAAGACCATGTCGATCTATATCGGCGTGATTCCGTTCGTGCTGATCCAGATCTTCGCGCTGCTCATGCTCTGGTATCTGCCGCAGATCGCGACCTGGCTGCCGACCGCCATTTACGGGTAA
- a CDS encoding TRAP transporter substrate-binding protein, giving the protein MDRRSFLKSAGVAAGATAASATLATPAISQGNMELKLVTTWPKNFPGLGTGAQRFADKVTAATDGRITVKLFGAGELVPPFESFDAVQSGTADMYHGAEYYWQGKHPAFAFFAAVPMGLTAPEQNAWVQWGGGQELWDELSAQFNIKPLQCGNTGVQMGGWFRNEINTVEDLRGLKFRMPGLGGEALRQLGVSVINLPGGEIFQALQSGAIDGTEWVGPWNDLAFGFYKITKYYYYPGFHEPGPTLGVGINKGVWDGLSASDQAIISSAARDENDNMYAEFMAKNGQALSTLINEHGVELKRFSDEIFDAFGAASEEVVAAVADHDDLGKRIYDSYIKARKDLAGWTDISEQAYSLGRDRIIGKQ; this is encoded by the coding sequence ATGGACCGACGTTCATTTCTGAAATCCGCCGGCGTTGCCGCCGGCGCCACCGCCGCCTCCGCGACGCTTGCCACTCCGGCGATCTCGCAGGGGAACATGGAACTGAAACTCGTCACCACCTGGCCGAAGAACTTTCCCGGCCTCGGCACGGGCGCCCAGCGCTTCGCCGACAAGGTGACCGCCGCGACCGACGGCCGCATCACCGTGAAGCTCTTCGGCGCCGGCGAACTCGTTCCTCCGTTCGAGTCCTTCGACGCGGTCCAGAGCGGCACCGCCGACATGTATCACGGCGCCGAATATTACTGGCAGGGCAAGCACCCGGCCTTCGCGTTCTTCGCTGCGGTCCCGATGGGCCTCACCGCTCCGGAACAGAACGCCTGGGTCCAATGGGGCGGCGGCCAGGAACTGTGGGACGAGCTGTCCGCCCAGTTCAACATCAAGCCGCTCCAGTGCGGCAACACCGGCGTCCAGATGGGCGGCTGGTTCCGCAACGAGATCAACACCGTTGAAGACCTCCGCGGCCTCAAGTTCCGCATGCCCGGCCTCGGCGGCGAGGCGCTGCGCCAGCTCGGCGTGAGCGTGATCAACCTGCCGGGCGGCGAGATCTTCCAGGCGCTGCAGTCCGGCGCCATCGACGGCACCGAATGGGTCGGCCCCTGGAACGACCTGGCGTTCGGCTTCTACAAGATCACCAAATACTACTACTATCCGGGCTTCCACGAGCCGGGCCCGACGCTCGGCGTGGGCATCAACAAGGGTGTCTGGGACGGTCTTTCGGCGTCCGATCAGGCGATCATCTCGTCCGCGGCCCGGGACGAGAACGACAACATGTACGCCGAGTTCATGGCCAAGAACGGCCAGGCGCTGTCCACGCTCATCAACGAGCACGGCGTCGAGCTGAAGCGCTTCTCCGACGAGATCTTCGACGCCTTCGGCGCGGCATCGGAAGAAGTCGTGGCGGCCGTGGCCGACCATGACGATCTCGGCAAGCGGATCTACGACAGCTACATCAAGGCCCGTAAGGACCTGGCTGGCTGGACCGACATTTCCGAGCAGGCCTACTCGCTCGGCCGCGACCGGATCATCGGCAAGCAATAA
- a CDS encoding TRAP transporter small permease subunit, with product MRAIAQAIDAINLWSGKVLAWLALAIVVVQFVVVVMRYVFGLGSIQMQELIIYMHGFLFMLAAAYTLRVDGHVRIDVFYREATPRRKAWINLLGCLFFLLPVCALIFWISWPYVANSWAIMEGSRESSGIQGVFLLKTAILAFAVQMGLQGVSMMLHSVLAIMGDESELDALRIPSHTP from the coding sequence ATGCGCGCCATCGCCCAGGCGATCGATGCCATCAACCTCTGGTCCGGCAAGGTTCTCGCCTGGCTGGCGCTGGCGATCGTGGTCGTCCAGTTCGTTGTCGTCGTGATGCGGTACGTGTTCGGTCTCGGCTCCATCCAGATGCAGGAGCTGATCATCTACATGCACGGCTTCCTGTTCATGCTTGCGGCGGCTTACACGCTGCGGGTGGACGGTCACGTGCGCATCGACGTCTTCTACCGGGAAGCCACCCCAAGGCGGAAAGCCTGGATCAATCTTCTCGGCTGCCTCTTCTTTCTGTTGCCCGTCTGCGCGCTGATTTTCTGGATCAGCTGGCCCTATGTCGCGAATTCCTGGGCCATCATGGAAGGCTCGCGCGAATCTTCGGGCATCCAGGGCGTCTTCCTGCTGAAGACCGCCATCCTGGCGTTCGCCGTCCAGATGGGGCTGCAGGGCGTCTCCATGATGCTGCATTCCGTGCTCGCCATCATGGGTGACGAGAGCGAACTCGACGCCCTGCGCATTCCCTCTCACACCCCCTGA